From a single Nostoc edaphicum CCNP1411 genomic region:
- a CDS encoding TldD/PmbA family protein, with translation MPTTLADAQNLLSDLIARYSQRVDYLMIRLEEAEGTDILLRGDKVETLSEGISIGGHIRACYKGGWGLSCFNQLATIKDRIEEAIAAARMVGDEETLLAPIDPVQAVCTLPLKGTDPRKISLSKKKQLCDRYAQLLKSVDGRVTTTSVRYGDSAQKVIIATSEGTLIEQSWVDMEMRFAATARNGETVQTGRETTGSRKAYEDLTDLDEQVKSAAQRAIAALSLPSVKGNTYTVVIDPILTGLFVHEAFGHLSEADMAYENPDLLEVMTIGRRFGPDELQIFDGAAPEGHRGSYFYDDEGTPATTTQLIKDGVLVGRLHSRETAGKLEEAPTGNARCLNYHFTPIVRMTNTWIERGKTPVEDLFTDIKEGVYARNWLGGMTNGEMFTFSAGEAWMIRNGKIAEPVRDVTLSGNVFQTLADIEALGDDFYWDESGGCGKGGQNGLSVGCGGPSLRIRDVVVGGET, from the coding sequence ATGCCGACTACACTTGCTGACGCCCAAAATTTACTTTCTGACCTGATCGCCCGCTATTCACAGCGTGTAGATTATCTGATGATTCGCCTTGAAGAAGCAGAAGGGACTGATATCTTGTTGCGTGGCGACAAGGTAGAAACTCTCAGTGAAGGCATCTCCATTGGTGGACATATTCGCGCTTGTTATAAAGGTGGATGGGGTTTGAGCTGCTTTAACCAACTGGCGACAATTAAGGATCGTATTGAAGAAGCGATCGCAGCTGCGCGGATGGTTGGTGATGAAGAAACTTTACTTGCACCCATTGACCCGGTGCAAGCAGTATGCACTCTCCCACTAAAAGGTACTGATCCCCGCAAAATCTCCCTCTCGAAGAAAAAACAATTGTGCGATCGCTATGCCCAATTGCTCAAAAGCGTTGATGGCCGGGTTACCACTACCTCGGTACGCTATGGAGATAGCGCCCAAAAAGTGATCATAGCTACCTCAGAAGGCACTTTGATCGAGCAATCTTGGGTGGATATGGAAATGCGCTTTGCCGCCACCGCCAGAAATGGCGAAACCGTACAAACTGGACGGGAAACTACTGGCTCTCGCAAAGCTTACGAAGATTTAACTGATTTGGATGAACAGGTAAAAAGTGCAGCTCAAAGAGCGATCGCCGCTTTATCTCTACCATCGGTGAAAGGTAATACTTACACCGTAGTCATTGACCCAATTCTCACGGGTTTATTTGTCCACGAAGCCTTCGGACATCTTTCTGAAGCTGATATGGCTTACGAAAACCCCGATCTCCTGGAAGTTATGACCATTGGACGGCGGTTTGGCCCAGACGAACTCCAAATTTTTGATGGTGCGGCCCCAGAGGGACATCGCGGCAGCTATTTTTATGACGATGAAGGTACACCTGCTACTACAACTCAACTAATTAAAGATGGAGTTTTAGTTGGACGTTTACATTCTCGTGAAACCGCTGGCAAATTGGAGGAAGCACCCACGGGGAACGCACGCTGTCTCAACTATCACTTTACTCCCATTGTGCGGATGACAAATACCTGGATTGAACGCGGTAAAACACCAGTCGAAGACTTATTCACCGATATCAAAGAAGGAGTTTATGCTCGTAATTGGTTGGGTGGGATGACGAATGGAGAAATGTTCACCTTTAGTGCTGGGGAAGCGTGGATGATTAGGAACGGCAAAATTGCTGAACCTGTGCGGGATGTGACGCTTTCAGGAAATGTATTCCAAACATTAGCGGATATTGAAGCACTTGGTGATGATTTTTACTGGGAT